A single window of Dermacentor albipictus isolate Rhodes 1998 colony chromosome 1, USDA_Dalb.pri_finalv2, whole genome shotgun sequence DNA harbors:
- the LOC139049998 gene encoding uncharacterized protein, with the protein MSRLGRLDEYDPKVQNFESYVERFEHYVRANEIAEGKKLSVFLTVIGAEAYEILKNLVVPLLPGDKTFAEVKELLQSHYSPKTSVIAERCKFNRRVQLDHESVEDFVVELKHLARKCNFGPFLLDALRDRLVAGIRSEETQKALFTADALTFERACKIALDSELAATQTAAIKARSRAESINAVEMKNNEHQRSDHDQAKDKGSARNQAKKQKCYRCGKTHAPEHCWYKNYSCKLCSKVGHLQNMCRTSKTKLKAHAVMELSDEDEHTLYNCTVDSSVKNGYVVTVNVEGQKVSMQVDTGAAVTIVPEMHDG; encoded by the exons ATGTCTCGGCTCGGCAGACTAGACGAGTACGACCCTAAGGTTCAGAACTTCGAATCTTATGTCGAACGATTTGAGCATTACGTCAGGGCCAACGAGATAGCGGAAGGGAAGAAACTGTCTGTTTTCTTGACAGTAATTGGTGCAGAAGCATATGAAATTCTCAAAAACTTGGTTGTTCCATTGCTACCAGGAGATAAGACCTTCGCGGAAGTAAAGGAGCTCTTGCAAAGCCACTACAGCCCGAAGACGTCTGTAATTGCAGAAAGGTGCAAATTCAACCGCCGAGTGCAACTTGACCACGAAAGTGTCGAAGACTTCGTAGTAGAGTTGAAGCACCTAGCGCGCAAATGTAACTTCGGGCCATTTCTCCTGGACGCTCTACGCGACAGATTGGTAGCTGGGATCCGAAGCGAAGAAACGCAGAAGGCGTTGTTCACGGCTGACGCACTCACGTTTGAAAGGGCATGTAAAATAGCTCTTGACAGCGAATTGGCCGCGACACAAACAGCCGCAATAAAAGCACGAAGCCGTGCTGAGAGCATAAACGCAGTGGAAATGAAAAATAACGAGCATCAGCGCAGCGACCATGACCAAGCGAAGGATAAAGGCTCGGCGCGAAACCAGgccaagaaacaaaaatgttacCGCTGTGGCAAGACGCACGCGCCAGAACATTGCTGGTATAAAAACTACTCGTGCAAGCTATGTTCAAAAGTTGGACACCTTCAAAACATGTGTCGAACGAGCAAGACTAAGCTGAAGGCACATGCAGTAATGGAATTGTCAGACGAAGACGAGCACACCCTGTACAACTGCACAGTCGACTCATCGGTGAAGAACGGTTATGTGGTGACTGTAAACGTGGAGGGCCAGAAAGTGTCAATGCAGGTGGACACGGGGGCCGCAGTGACAATTGTACCTGAAA TGCATGATGGATAA